In Actinomadura citrea, a single window of DNA contains:
- a CDS encoding Rossmann-like and DUF2520 domain-containing protein has protein sequence MDPQVTPPSGTPGNGPGSDGGTTPHTPRKNEPGSGGGTTPHTPRKIEPGSGGGTTPHTPRKNEPETPEDRPARLAVGVVGAGRVGTALGAALSRAGHRVVAATAVSERSRARVEERLPGAGVAAPQDVVAAADLVLLTVPDDELPELAAGLVSAGVPVTGKLVLHTSGRYGTAVLDPLTRAGALPLALHPVMTFTGRPDDVNRLTGISFGVTSPEPLRPVAEALVLEMGGEPVWITEEARPLYHAALAGGANHLVTLVVEAMDLLRGVGVAEPGRMLGPLLGAALDNGLRLGIDGLTGPVARGDAGTVADHVAELGKVSAESRRAYIALARLTADRALGAGLLKPEDAERLLEALAD, from the coding sequence ATGGACCCACAGGTCACGCCCCCTTCCGGCACGCCCGGAAACGGGCCGGGCTCCGATGGGGGGACGACCCCCCACACCCCCCGGAAGAACGAACCGGGCTCCGGTGGGGGGACGACCCCCCACACCCCCCGCAAGATCGAGCCGGGTTCCGGTGGGGGGACGACCCCCCACACCCCCCGCAAGAACGAGCCGGAGACCCCGGAGGACCGGCCCGCGCGGCTCGCGGTCGGCGTCGTCGGCGCCGGCCGCGTCGGCACGGCGCTCGGCGCCGCGCTGTCGCGCGCGGGCCACCGCGTCGTCGCCGCGACCGCCGTGTCGGAGCGGTCGCGGGCCCGCGTCGAGGAACGCCTCCCCGGGGCCGGCGTCGCCGCCCCCCAGGACGTGGTCGCCGCCGCCGACCTGGTGCTGCTGACCGTCCCGGACGACGAGCTGCCCGAGCTCGCCGCCGGGCTCGTCTCCGCGGGCGTCCCGGTCACGGGCAAGCTCGTCCTGCACACCAGCGGCCGCTACGGCACCGCCGTCCTGGACCCGCTCACCCGCGCCGGCGCGCTGCCGCTGGCCCTGCACCCCGTAATGACCTTCACGGGACGCCCGGACGACGTGAACCGGCTCACCGGCATCTCGTTCGGCGTCACCTCGCCCGAGCCGCTGCGCCCCGTCGCCGAGGCCCTCGTCCTGGAGATGGGCGGCGAACCCGTCTGGATCACCGAGGAGGCGCGCCCGCTCTACCACGCGGCGCTCGCCGGAGGCGCGAACCACCTGGTCACCCTGGTCGTGGAGGCCATGGACCTGCTGCGCGGCGTCGGCGTGGCCGAACCCGGCCGGATGCTCGGCCCGCTCCTCGGCGCCGCCCTCGACAACGGGCTGCGGCTCGGCATCGACGGGCTCACCGGGCCCGTCGCGCGCGGGGACGCCGGAACGGTGGCCGACCACGTCGCGGAGCTGGGCAAGGTGTCGGCGGAGAGCCGCCGCGCCTACATCGCGCTGGCCCGCCTCACCGCCGACCGCGCGCTCGGCGCCGGACTGCTCAAACCCGAGGACGCCGAACGGCTCCTCGAAGCGCTGGCCGACTGA
- a CDS encoding L-aspartate oxidase — protein MIPSVLHAPAPGWTTDADVVVIGSGIAGLVAALRCRPHGRVLLVTKALLDAGSTRWAQGGIAAALAADDTPEEHLADTLTAGVGICDEDAVRALVTEGPDAVRGLIDLGAAFDRSGGDIALTREGGHHRRRIAHAGGDATGAEISRALLAELKESGVEVIEHALVLDLLKDATGRAAGVTLHVMGEGQPGGVGAVRARAVVLATGGLGQVFSATTNPEVSTGDGVALALRAGAEVTDLEFVQFHPTVLWLGEGATGQQPLISEAVRGEGAHLVDHAGVRFMTGRHELAELAPRDVVAKGIINRMRETGASHMLLDGRHFGAAMWETRFPTILAACRHHGIDPVTEPIPVVPAAHHASGGVRTDLHGRTSVPGLYACGEVACTGVHGANRLASNSLLEGLVFAARIAETLPGDLPAPLAHTATPPEPERGGLLEPGLREEVQRIMTSHVGVLRQAEGLEAAVRELEELGRGRAEPGVEAWEVTNLYTVASAIAAAARLREETRGSHWRADFPERADGTWRGHLVTRLAGNVLTTTYAPLEGKRS, from the coding sequence GTGATCCCTTCCGTTCTGCACGCCCCCGCGCCTGGCTGGACCACCGACGCCGACGTCGTCGTCATCGGGTCCGGCATCGCCGGCCTGGTCGCCGCGCTGCGCTGCCGTCCCCACGGCCGGGTGCTGCTCGTCACCAAGGCCCTCCTGGACGCCGGGTCGACCCGGTGGGCGCAGGGCGGCATCGCGGCCGCGCTCGCGGCCGACGACACGCCCGAGGAGCACCTGGCCGACACCCTCACCGCGGGCGTCGGCATCTGCGACGAGGACGCCGTCCGGGCGCTCGTCACCGAGGGCCCCGACGCCGTCCGCGGCCTGATCGACCTCGGCGCCGCCTTCGACCGCTCCGGCGGCGACATCGCCCTCACCCGCGAGGGCGGCCACCACCGGCGCCGCATCGCGCACGCGGGCGGGGACGCCACCGGCGCCGAGATCAGCCGCGCCCTCCTCGCCGAGCTCAAGGAATCGGGCGTCGAGGTGATCGAGCACGCGCTGGTCCTCGACCTGCTGAAGGACGCCACGGGACGCGCCGCGGGCGTCACCCTGCACGTCATGGGCGAGGGGCAGCCGGGCGGCGTCGGCGCCGTCCGCGCCCGCGCCGTCGTGCTCGCCACCGGCGGGCTCGGCCAGGTGTTCTCCGCCACGACCAACCCCGAGGTGTCCACGGGCGACGGCGTCGCGCTCGCTCTGCGCGCCGGGGCCGAGGTCACCGACCTGGAGTTCGTCCAGTTCCATCCGACCGTGCTGTGGCTCGGCGAGGGCGCGACGGGGCAGCAGCCGCTGATCTCCGAGGCCGTCCGCGGCGAGGGCGCGCACCTGGTCGACCACGCCGGCGTGCGCTTCATGACCGGGCGCCACGAGCTCGCCGAGCTGGCCCCCCGCGACGTCGTCGCCAAGGGGATCATCAACCGGATGCGGGAGACCGGCGCGTCCCACATGCTGCTCGACGGCCGCCACTTCGGCGCGGCGATGTGGGAGACCCGGTTCCCGACCATTCTGGCCGCGTGCCGCCACCACGGCATCGACCCGGTGACCGAGCCCATCCCCGTCGTGCCCGCCGCCCACCATGCCAGCGGAGGCGTCCGCACGGACCTGCACGGCCGCACGTCCGTCCCCGGCCTGTACGCCTGCGGCGAGGTCGCCTGCACGGGCGTCCACGGCGCGAACCGCCTCGCCTCCAACTCCCTCCTGGAAGGCCTCGTGTTCGCCGCCAGAATCGCCGAGACCCTTCCCGGGGATCTCCCCGCCCCGCTCGCGCACACCGCCACCCCACCCGAACCCGAACGGGGTGGGCTGCTGGAGCCGGGGTTGCGGGAGGAGGTTCAGCGGATCATGACCTCCCATGTGGGGGTGTTGCGGCAGGCCGAGGGGCTGGAGGCCGCGGTGCGGGAACTGGAGGAACTCGGGCGCGGGCGCGCGGAGCCCGGGGTGGAGGCCTGGGAGGTCACCAACCTGTACACCGTCGCGTCGGCGATCGCGGCGGCTGCGCGGCTGCGGGAGGAGACGCGCGGGAGTCACTGGCGGGCGGACTTCCCCGAGCGCGCGGACGGGACGTGGCGCGGCCACCTCGTCACCCGCCTGGCGGGGAACGTCCTGACGACCACCTACGCACCTCTGGAAGGGAAGCGCTCATGA
- the lysX gene encoding bifunctional lysylphosphatidylglycerol synthetase/lysine--tRNA ligase LysX, whose protein sequence is MRVRREKLDRLRESGIDPYPVTFPRTATTAEIRAKHTGLEPGTETGEKAGVTGRVMLVRNTGKLCFATIRDAGGDIQVMLSLAKVGQEQLDFWKREVDLGDHVGVEGEIITSRRGELSIMADRFAITSKCLRPLPEKHAGLTDPEARVRQRYVDLIVNDEARRMARLRSATVRAVRDFWHEEGYLEVETPMLQPVHGGAAARPFRTHINAYDMDLYLRIAIELYLKRLVVGGIEKVFEINRNFRNEGADSTHNPEFTMIEAYGTYLDYNDMADLTQRMYKKAVVAALDTTVVVHDGVEIDLGLAEWPRITLYGAVSEALGEEITPHTPIESVRKLADARDISWDPKWGQGKLVQELFEELVEHTLVQPTFVMDYPVETSPLTRQHREEPLLTEKWDLIGFGTELGTAYSELVDPIEQRRRLTEQSLLAAGGDPEAMQLDEDFLRALEYAMPPTGGMGAGIDRMIMAFTGKGIRDTILFPLVKPE, encoded by the coding sequence ATGCGCGTGCGCCGGGAGAAGCTCGACCGGCTCCGCGAGAGCGGGATCGACCCCTACCCGGTGACCTTCCCGCGTACGGCGACGACCGCCGAGATCCGCGCGAAACACACCGGCCTGGAGCCGGGCACCGAGACGGGCGAGAAGGCCGGCGTCACCGGTCGCGTCATGCTGGTCCGCAACACCGGCAAGCTGTGCTTCGCCACCATCCGGGACGCCGGCGGCGACATCCAGGTCATGCTGTCGCTGGCCAAGGTCGGGCAGGAGCAGCTCGACTTCTGGAAGCGGGAGGTCGACCTCGGCGACCACGTCGGCGTCGAGGGCGAGATCATCACCTCCCGCCGCGGCGAACTGTCGATCATGGCGGACCGGTTCGCGATCACGTCCAAGTGCCTGCGGCCGCTGCCGGAGAAGCACGCCGGCCTGACCGACCCGGAGGCGCGGGTCCGGCAGCGCTACGTCGACCTGATCGTCAACGACGAGGCGCGGCGGATGGCGCGGCTGCGCAGCGCGACCGTCCGCGCGGTCCGCGACTTCTGGCACGAGGAGGGCTACCTCGAGGTCGAGACGCCCATGCTCCAGCCGGTCCACGGCGGAGCCGCGGCGCGCCCGTTCCGGACGCACATCAACGCCTACGACATGGACCTCTACCTGCGCATCGCGATCGAGCTGTACCTCAAGCGGCTCGTCGTCGGCGGCATCGAGAAGGTCTTCGAGATCAACCGCAACTTCCGCAACGAGGGCGCGGACTCCACGCACAACCCCGAGTTCACGATGATCGAGGCCTACGGGACCTACCTCGACTACAACGACATGGCCGACCTGACCCAGCGGATGTACAAGAAGGCGGTCGTCGCCGCCCTCGACACCACCGTGGTCGTCCATGACGGCGTCGAGATCGACCTCGGCCTCGCGGAATGGCCGCGGATCACCCTGTACGGGGCGGTGTCGGAGGCGCTCGGCGAGGAGATCACGCCGCACACGCCGATCGAGTCGGTGCGCAAGCTCGCGGACGCCCGTGACATCTCGTGGGACCCCAAGTGGGGGCAGGGCAAGCTCGTCCAGGAACTCTTCGAGGAGCTGGTCGAGCACACCCTCGTCCAGCCCACGTTCGTCATGGACTACCCGGTCGAGACGTCCCCGCTGACCCGCCAGCACCGCGAGGAGCCGCTGCTCACCGAGAAGTGGGATCTCATCGGGTTCGGCACGGAGCTCGGCACCGCCTACTCCGAGCTGGTCGACCCGATCGAGCAGCGCCGCCGCCTCACCGAGCAGTCGCTGCTCGCCGCGGGCGGCGACCCCGAGGCCATGCAGCTGGACGAGGACTTCCTGCGCGCCCTGGAGTACGCGATGCCCCCCACGGGGGGGATGGGCGCCGGCATCGACCGCATGATCATGGCGTTCACCGGCAAGGGGATCCGCGACACGATCCTGTTCCCGCTGGTCAAGCCCGAATGA
- the panD gene encoding aspartate 1-decarboxylase — protein MFRTMFKSKIHRATVTQADLHYVGSLTIDQDLMDAADLLPGEQVSIVDIDNGARLETYLIAGERGSGVIGINGAAARLVQPGDLVIIISYAQMTDAEAREFVPAVVHVDRSNKIISLGSDPAEPVPGTSTTRGDLIPG, from the coding sequence ATGTTCCGGACGATGTTCAAGTCGAAGATCCACCGCGCCACGGTGACCCAGGCGGACCTGCACTACGTCGGCTCGCTGACCATCGACCAGGACCTGATGGACGCCGCCGACCTGCTGCCCGGCGAGCAGGTCTCGATCGTGGACATCGACAACGGCGCCCGCCTGGAGACCTACCTGATCGCCGGCGAGCGCGGCTCCGGCGTCATCGGGATCAACGGCGCGGCCGCCCGCCTCGTGCAGCCCGGCGACCTGGTCATCATCATCAGCTACGCGCAGATGACCGACGCCGAGGCCCGCGAGTTCGTCCCCGCCGTCGTGCACGTCGACCGCTCCAACAAGATCATTTCGTTGGGCTCCGACCCCGCCGAGCCCGTGCCCGGCACCAGCACCACCCGGGGCGACCTGATCCCCGGCTGA
- a CDS encoding chaplin family protein: MFKKLAATGILGFAIAGSALAAAPAYAATYGGGDDHGKGHHGKGHHGKGHDENWFSHNKTSDNFGILNGTQVIAPISVPVDVCGNAVAVLGGASAHCKGGSSVNYGH, translated from the coding sequence GTGTTCAAGAAGCTTGCCGCCACCGGCATCCTCGGCTTCGCCATCGCCGGCTCCGCGCTCGCGGCGGCGCCCGCGTACGCCGCCACCTACGGTGGCGGGGATGACCACGGCAAGGGCCACCATGGCAAGGGTCACCATGGCAAGGGCCACGACGAGAACTGGTTCAGTCACAACAAGACCAGCGACAACTTCGGGATCCTGAACGGGACCCAGGTGATCGCGCCGATCTCGGTTCCCGTGGACGTCTGCGGCAATGCCGTCGCCGTCCTCGGCGGTGCGAGCGCCCACTGCAAGGGCGGCTCGTCCGTCAACTACGGGCACTGA
- a CDS encoding ABC transporter permease, with protein MLRTTLAGLRAHKLRLLLTAAAITLGVGFISGTFVLTDTLDKGVSKTFAKSADKVDYAVLPKSDDSGKGVPPALLGKVKALPGVKDVQGAVKGDAALVGKDGKAVGDFPTVGMSVPSGRLLRYDVDKGRPPSGGGEAVLDTRLAKREGYSVGNAVTVLDHGSRPHRFTVVGLVDFGIDQEASFRGAVGFDPATAMRMTGEKTYRELDIAGGSGDAVEAAAGGAYRVYTGEELGARLARAAGADTKIIRTGLLIFGLVAMLVSALVIYNTFSILIAQRMREMALLRCVGATRRQVFGGVVVESAVVGLVGSLLGLLAGVGLGEGALVVVSRLNERVAVAGPSLAVRTIVIGLAVGIVVTVLSALLPARAATRVSPVAALRADLEPGAGRFRLGVVRTVLAVLLGAAGLAIGGLGSLGMEKGETAMYAVAFAGGVFFLGVIAAMPALVRPLGRVAGAVPARLGGVPGRLAVANAQRAPRRTATTTIALTVGVGLMSLFAVVAASGKATAAHQLEEQFPVQFQIRPQSFEGTLPHALAEALRTRPEVAGVVETRRKETRVGGVGGDISTITTSALGRILKPEVEQGSLDAALKPGTAMVDEETAKTSGRALGDTVQVRTANGTVPVKITAVYAVGAGLDGIIVPEPDFTRYFGVLDPSGIYVKTRDGVPAAQARRAVDDAARPYPAAKVASSAEFEETLTKAIDMVLMIFGGLLGLAIVIALFGIANTLTLSVVERTRESALLRALGLTKRQLRRMLSVEALVMAVIGAATGVVLGVGFGWAATNAMASDSIFSLPYLQVIGFVVLAGAAGMVAAVLPARRAAKTSIVESLAHD; from the coding sequence ATGCTGCGGACGACTCTCGCGGGCCTGCGCGCCCACAAGCTGCGGCTGCTGCTCACGGCGGCGGCCATCACCCTCGGCGTCGGCTTCATCTCCGGGACGTTCGTCTTGACGGACACGCTGGACAAGGGCGTCTCCAAGACGTTCGCCAAGTCGGCCGACAAGGTCGACTACGCGGTGCTGCCCAAGAGCGACGACTCCGGCAAGGGCGTCCCCCCGGCACTGCTCGGCAAGGTGAAGGCGCTCCCCGGCGTCAAGGACGTCCAGGGCGCCGTGAAGGGCGACGCCGCTCTCGTGGGCAAGGACGGCAAGGCGGTGGGCGACTTCCCGACGGTCGGGATGTCCGTGCCGTCCGGACGCCTGCTGCGCTACGACGTCGACAAGGGGCGTCCCCCGTCCGGCGGGGGTGAGGCGGTCCTCGACACGCGGCTCGCCAAGCGGGAGGGCTACTCCGTCGGGAACGCGGTGACGGTCCTGGATCACGGGTCCCGCCCGCACCGGTTCACGGTCGTCGGACTGGTCGACTTCGGCATCGACCAGGAGGCGAGCTTCCGGGGCGCCGTGGGCTTCGACCCGGCGACCGCGATGCGGATGACCGGCGAGAAGACCTACCGCGAGCTCGACATAGCGGGCGGGTCCGGGGACGCCGTCGAGGCCGCCGCGGGCGGCGCCTACCGCGTGTACACGGGCGAGGAGCTCGGCGCGCGGCTGGCCAGGGCGGCCGGTGCCGACACCAAGATCATCAGGACCGGTCTGCTGATCTTCGGGCTGGTCGCGATGCTGGTGTCCGCCCTGGTGATCTACAACACGTTCTCGATCCTGATCGCCCAGCGGATGCGGGAGATGGCGCTGCTGCGCTGCGTCGGCGCGACCCGCCGGCAGGTGTTCGGGGGCGTGGTGGTGGAGTCCGCCGTCGTGGGCCTGGTCGGCTCCCTGCTCGGCCTCCTCGCCGGGGTCGGCCTCGGTGAGGGCGCGCTGGTCGTGGTCAGCAGGCTGAACGAGCGCGTGGCCGTCGCCGGACCGTCCCTCGCGGTCCGGACGATCGTGATCGGGCTGGCCGTCGGGATCGTGGTGACGGTCCTGTCCGCGCTGCTGCCCGCCCGCGCGGCCACCCGGGTATCGCCGGTCGCCGCGCTGCGCGCCGACCTGGAGCCGGGCGCCGGACGGTTCAGGCTCGGCGTGGTGCGCACCGTCCTCGCCGTCCTGCTGGGCGCCGCGGGCCTGGCCATCGGCGGTCTCGGCTCGCTCGGCATGGAGAAGGGCGAGACCGCGATGTACGCGGTCGCGTTCGCCGGCGGCGTGTTCTTCCTCGGCGTGATCGCGGCGATGCCGGCGCTCGTCCGTCCGCTCGGACGGGTCGCGGGCGCGGTCCCGGCACGGCTCGGCGGCGTCCCGGGACGGCTGGCCGTGGCGAACGCGCAGCGCGCTCCCCGCCGCACCGCGACCACGACGATCGCGCTGACCGTCGGCGTCGGGCTGATGAGCCTGTTCGCGGTGGTCGCGGCGAGCGGCAAGGCGACGGCCGCGCACCAGCTGGAGGAGCAGTTCCCCGTCCAGTTCCAGATCCGGCCGCAGAGCTTCGAGGGGACCCTCCCGCATGCGCTCGCCGAGGCGCTGCGCACCCGGCCCGAGGTCGCCGGCGTGGTCGAGACCCGGCGCAAGGAGACCCGCGTCGGCGGCGTCGGCGGCGACATCTCGACGATCACCACCTCGGCGCTCGGGAGGATCCTCAAGCCGGAGGTCGAGCAGGGGTCGCTGGACGCCGCCCTGAAGCCGGGCACGGCGATGGTGGACGAGGAGACGGCCAAGACGTCAGGCCGCGCCCTCGGCGACACGGTGCAGGTCCGTACGGCGAACGGCACCGTCCCGGTGAAGATCACCGCCGTCTACGCGGTGGGTGCGGGCCTCGACGGGATCATCGTCCCGGAGCCGGACTTCACCCGGTACTTCGGCGTCCTGGACCCGTCGGGGATCTACGTCAAGACCCGCGACGGCGTCCCCGCCGCACAGGCGCGCCGGGCCGTGGACGACGCCGCGCGCCCCTACCCGGCCGCGAAGGTCGCCTCGTCCGCCGAGTTCGAGGAGACGCTGACCAAGGCCATCGACATGGTCCTGATGATCTTCGGTGGGCTGCTCGGGCTGGCGATCGTCATCGCGCTGTTCGGCATCGCGAACACGCTGACCCTGTCGGTCGTGGAGCGCACGCGCGAGTCCGCGCTGCTGCGCGCCCTCGGCCTCACCAAGCGCCAGCTCCGCCGGATGCTGTCGGTGGAGGCCCTCGTCATGGCCGTGATCGGCGCGGCCACCGGGGTCGTGCTCGGGGTGGGCTTCGGCTGGGCCGCGACGAACGCGATGGCGAGCGACTCGATCTTCTCGCTGCCCTACCTGCAGGTCATCGGGTTCGTGGTCCTCGCGGGCGCGGCCGGAATGGTCGCGGCCGTGCTGCCCGCGCGGCGCGCCGCGAAGACGTCCATCGTGGAGTCCCTCGCGCATGACTGA
- a CDS encoding type III pantothenate kinase — translation MLLTIDVGNTQTVLGLFEGDEVIEHWRINTDPRRTADEIAVVLQGLVQQSPLLAETDISGIALCSTVPSVLHEMREMCRRYYGDVTAVIVEPGVKTGVPVRMDNPKEVGADRIVNALAAVHTHGGPAIVVDFGTATTFDAVSAKGEYVGGAIAPGIEISIDALSSRGAQLHKIELVRPRNVIAKNTVEALQSGIIFGFAGQVDGIVERMSEELAEDPQEVTVIATGGLAPLVLEESRCIDEFEPWLTLIGLRLIYERNTP, via the coding sequence ATGCTGCTGACCATCGACGTCGGTAACACCCAGACCGTTCTCGGTCTCTTCGAGGGCGACGAGGTGATCGAGCACTGGAGGATCAACACCGATCCGCGGCGCACCGCCGACGAGATCGCGGTGGTCCTGCAGGGACTCGTCCAGCAGAGCCCGCTGCTGGCCGAGACCGACATCAGCGGCATCGCGCTGTGCTCCACGGTCCCCTCCGTCCTGCACGAGATGCGGGAGATGTGCCGCCGCTACTACGGCGACGTGACCGCGGTGATCGTGGAGCCCGGCGTCAAGACCGGCGTCCCCGTCCGGATGGACAACCCGAAGGAGGTCGGCGCCGACCGCATCGTGAACGCGCTCGCCGCCGTCCACACCCACGGCGGGCCCGCGATCGTGGTCGACTTCGGCACCGCCACCACCTTCGACGCCGTCTCCGCCAAGGGCGAGTACGTGGGCGGCGCGATCGCCCCCGGCATCGAGATCTCGATCGACGCGCTGTCGTCCCGCGGCGCGCAGCTCCACAAGATCGAGCTGGTCCGGCCGCGCAACGTGATCGCCAAGAACACGGTCGAGGCGCTGCAGTCCGGGATCATCTTCGGCTTCGCCGGCCAGGTGGACGGCATCGTCGAGCGCATGTCGGAGGAGCTCGCCGAGGACCCGCAGGAGGTCACGGTCATCGCCACCGGCGGCCTCGCCCCCCTCGTCCTGGAGGAGTCCCGCTGCATCGACGAGTTCGAGCCGTGGCTCACCCTCATCGGTCTCCGGCTCATCTACGAGCGCAACACGCCGTGA
- a CDS encoding ABC transporter ATP-binding protein, translating into MTSTFAEPPGGSPAAGAPPAVIAEGVSKVYGSGDAAVHALRGVGVGFARGAFTAIMGPSGSGKSTLMHCLAGLDTVTGGRIVLGDAEITGMGDRQLTMLRRDRVGFVFQAFNLLPTLTAEQNILLPLELAGRKPDRAWFERVVDTLGLRDRLGHRPSELSGGQQQRVACARAIVARPEVIFADEPTGNLDSRAGAEVLGFLRSSVREMGQTIVMVTHDPVAASYADRVVFLRDGEIVSELFQPTPDAVLDRLKGLGA; encoded by the coding sequence GTGACCAGCACGTTCGCCGAGCCGCCCGGGGGATCCCCCGCCGCCGGGGCACCGCCGGCCGTCATCGCCGAGGGCGTGTCCAAGGTGTACGGGTCCGGTGACGCGGCCGTCCACGCGCTCCGCGGGGTCGGCGTCGGGTTCGCCAGGGGCGCGTTCACCGCGATCATGGGGCCGTCCGGATCGGGGAAGTCGACGCTGATGCACTGCCTGGCCGGCCTCGACACCGTCACCGGCGGGCGGATCGTCCTCGGCGACGCCGAGATCACCGGGATGGGCGACCGGCAGCTGACGATGCTGCGCCGCGACCGCGTCGGGTTCGTGTTCCAGGCGTTCAACCTGCTGCCCACGCTCACCGCCGAGCAGAACATCCTGCTGCCCTTGGAGCTGGCCGGGCGCAAGCCCGACCGGGCCTGGTTCGAGCGGGTCGTCGACACCCTGGGCCTGCGGGACCGGCTCGGGCACCGGCCGAGCGAGCTGTCGGGGGGCCAGCAGCAGCGGGTGGCGTGCGCCCGTGCGATCGTCGCCCGGCCCGAGGTGATCTTCGCGGACGAGCCGACCGGCAACCTCGACTCCCGCGCGGGCGCCGAGGTCCTGGGGTTCCTGCGCTCCTCGGTCCGCGAGATGGGGCAGACGATCGTGATGGTCACCCACGACCCGGTGGCCGCCTCGTACGCCGACCGGGTGGTGTTCCTGCGGGACGGGGAGATCGTGTCGGAGCTCTTCCAGCCGACCCCGGACGCCGTCCTGGACCGGTTGAAGGGCCTGGGGGCGTGA
- the nadC gene encoding carboxylating nicotinate-nucleotide diphosphorylase: protein MTPELSQGLTAAGLDPQAVENLVRTALAEDGEVDVTSTPIFAPQDTASGELKAREEGVVAGVPVACLVFELLDVAYEAKVEDGDRVAPGQVLVAVGGSTRAILRAERTALNLLTHLSGIATATRRWMDAMEGTKAKVRDTRKTLPGLRALQKYAVHRGGGVNHRMGLHDAALIKDNHIAAAGGVTKAYEAIRAVYPSLHVQVECDTLAQVEEALAVGATSILLDNMTDAEMTGAVRLVAGRAELEASGGLTLERARDVAVTGVDYLAVGALTHSAHVFDIGLDFT, encoded by the coding sequence ATGACACCGGAACTCTCGCAGGGGCTGACCGCCGCCGGGCTGGATCCACAGGCTGTGGAAAACCTTGTCCGCACGGCGCTGGCCGAGGACGGCGAGGTCGACGTCACCAGCACCCCGATCTTCGCGCCGCAGGACACCGCGAGCGGGGAGCTGAAGGCGCGCGAGGAGGGTGTCGTCGCGGGCGTTCCGGTGGCGTGCCTCGTCTTCGAGCTGCTGGACGTCGCCTACGAGGCGAAGGTCGAGGACGGCGACCGGGTCGCGCCCGGGCAGGTCCTCGTCGCGGTCGGCGGCTCTACCAGGGCGATCCTGAGGGCGGAGAGGACGGCACTGAACCTCCTCACGCACCTGTCCGGAATCGCGACCGCCACGCGCCGGTGGATGGACGCCATGGAGGGCACCAAGGCGAAGGTCCGCGACACCCGCAAGACCCTTCCCGGCCTGCGGGCCCTGCAGAAGTACGCCGTGCACCGCGGAGGCGGCGTCAACCACCGGATGGGCCTGCACGACGCCGCGCTCATCAAGGACAACCACATCGCGGCGGCCGGCGGGGTCACCAAGGCGTACGAGGCGATCCGCGCCGTGTACCCGTCCCTGCACGTCCAGGTGGAATGCGACACCCTCGCGCAGGTCGAAGAGGCCCTGGCGGTGGGCGCCACGAGCATCCTGCTCGATAACATGACCGACGCCGAAATGACCGGGGCCGTGCGGCTCGTGGCAGGGCGGGCGGAGCTCGAGGCCAGCGGTGGCCTTACCCTGGAGCGGGCCCGAGACGTCGCCGTGACCGGGGTGGACTACCTTGCGGTCGGCGCGCTGACGCACTCGGCGCACGTGTTCGACATCGGCCTTGACTTCACCTGA
- the panC gene encoding pantoate--beta-alanine ligase yields the protein MTPIVARTREELAQARSKAGGTLALVPTMGALHEGHLSLMRQARRSADAVAVSVFVNPLQFGPGEDFDRYPRTFAADLEACASEGVDFVFAPAREVMYPDEPQVTVRSGPMGEVAEGAARPGHFDGMLTVVLKLLNLVRPDVAVFGEKDAQQLAMIRRMVADLNVPVEVVGAPTVREPDGLALSSRNRYLSGPERRTALALSRALRAGAGASASGPDAVLAAARTVLSEAEAADPPLVLDYLVLVDPSTFTEITGPPTGRAVLAVAGRVGATHLIDNVPLQFGKEH from the coding sequence GTGACACCGATCGTCGCGCGCACGCGCGAGGAACTGGCGCAGGCCCGGTCCAAGGCCGGCGGCACGCTGGCGCTCGTCCCGACCATGGGCGCCCTGCACGAGGGGCACCTGTCGCTGATGCGGCAGGCCCGCCGCAGCGCGGACGCGGTCGCGGTCAGCGTCTTCGTCAACCCGCTCCAGTTCGGGCCGGGCGAGGACTTCGACCGCTACCCCCGCACCTTCGCCGCCGACCTGGAAGCCTGCGCCTCCGAGGGCGTGGACTTCGTGTTCGCTCCGGCGCGCGAGGTCATGTACCCGGACGAGCCGCAGGTCACGGTCAGGTCGGGGCCCATGGGCGAGGTCGCCGAGGGGGCCGCGCGACCCGGCCACTTCGACGGGATGCTCACCGTCGTGCTGAAGCTGCTCAACCTCGTCCGCCCCGACGTGGCGGTCTTCGGGGAGAAGGACGCCCAGCAGCTCGCGATGATCCGGCGGATGGTCGCCGACCTGAACGTCCCCGTGGAGGTGGTCGGCGCGCCGACCGTGCGCGAGCCGGACGGGCTGGCGCTGTCGAGCCGCAACCGCTACCTGTCCGGGCCCGAACGCCGGACCGCGCTCGCCCTGTCGCGCGCCCTGCGGGCCGGGGCCGGCGCCTCCGCCTCCGGCCCGGACGCCGTGCTGGCGGCCGCGCGCACCGTCCTTTCCGAGGCCGAGGCCGCCGACCCGCCCCTCGTCCTGGACTACCTGGTGCTCGTCGACCCGTCGACCTTCACCGAGATCACCGGACCGCCCACCGGCCGGGCCGTCCTCGCCGTCGCGGGCCGCGTCGGCGCCACCCACCTCATCGACAACGTTCCCCTCCAGTTCGGCAAGGAGCACTGA